A segment of the Flavobacteriales bacterium genome:
TTATACGCAGAAAAAGCGACCGTGGCGCATGAGCCTATGACCGTGGCCGGTGCGGTAAATAAAAGCTTCATACTACTGGCATTGGCACTTGCTTCAGCCGTAATTACCTGGACGCAAACATTGGGAACGGGTCAGGTAAATCCCATTTTAATGTGGGGAGGCGCTATCGGGGGATTCGTCGTAGCGCTGATCACGATCTTCAGACCTCAGTCCTCGAACATCACTGCTCCCATTTACGCCGTGCTCGAAGGACTGTTTTTGGGTGCTGTTTCGGCCATGTATGCGAGTTTATACGATGGAATCGTTTTGCAGGCGGTGGCCCTTACTTTCGGAACCTTTCTCACTTTACTGCTGGCCTACCGCAGCGGTTGGATCCGTGTTACGGATAAAATGCGTTGGGGTATCGTGGCAGCGACGGGTGGAATCTTCTTCATTTACATGCTGAGCTGGATCATGAGTCTATTCGGCTCTACGTTTTCGTTACCTCATAACAGCGGATGGGTAGGTATCGGCTTTAGTCTGCTCGTAGTGGTCGTTGCAGCTCTCAACCTGATCTTGGATTTCGACTTTATCGATAAAGCCGCAGAAGCTCGCGCACCAAAGTATATGGAGTGGTACTCTGCCTTCGGACTATTAGTTACCTTGGTTTGGTTGTACCTCGAATTCTTGCGACTACTCAGTAAACTGCGCGATTAATGGATTGGTTCCTAGCCATATTAGGAGGAATATTGATGCTGGTAGGCATATTGGGTGCGGTTTTGCCCGTACTACCCGGTCCGCCCATCAGCTTCGTAGGCCTTCTCCTATTGCACTGGACCTCTTGGGTGGAGTTCTCGACCACCTTTCTGGTTCTAATGGGGGCTATTGCCGCGATCGTCACCGCTCTCGATTACTTTGTCCCCGTTTGGGGCACGAAGAAATTCGGCGGCAGTAAATCGGGCCAACGCGGATCCATGATTGGGCTGATCGTGGGTGTTTTCTTTTTTCCTCCTATTGGCATTATCGTAGGACCCTTCCTCGGTGCCGTGATCGCCGAACTCATGATCAACGCCAATGACTTCAACAAAGCCCTGAAATCGGGTCTCGGTTCACTCATGGGATTCTTGCTCGGAACCGGACTCAAGCTCGGTGCTTGCCTGTTGATGACGGTATATTTCGTTCACGAGTTGGTTTTAAACTGACCGGAATCAGTAACTTTCCCTAAATACTTAAGGGAATGCTCGCTTACATTATCGTGATCGCCTTACTCATATTGGCCGCAGCGCTGATCCCAGGTCTACTATTTCATTCATCGTTTCGCGAATCTGTTCTCAGTAGCTCATCTGATAACGAAGCGCAAGCCGGTCAATTTAAAATAAAGGGACCCGCCTTCCTGATCATTTTTGGTATTGCTTTGGCAGGCTCACTGTTCTTGGGATATCAATAGCAGCAACACTCCTTTTCTGACCAGTATAACTTAAGCGCTCCCGACGATCGCGAATGGGTAGTTTTAGATCCCCACAAACTAAGCCCCACACCCTTAATCGTTAAAACAGGGGAAACTGTTGATACCATATTGAAAAATACCGCTCTCAAAATTGAGCTCGAAGTCGATAGTACAGGCCGGGTATACGTTGCAGAAACAGGCTCTGCTATCGGGCGTGTCGCAACCCGGTTAGATACGAGAAACGAACTGAAGCGCCTGGAGGTCATTGAATTCTTTGAATTGAGGTACGTCGTAGAACTCAATCCTTTCAAGGCAAAGAGACGAATAAGCATAGATTACAACTGGAACGAATACGAGAACTTACCTTTCACCTTCATCCCTGCTTGGAGCCCTGAACGGCAAATTCACATTCGGTTCGAAGGCGAGAATTTACCACCAGACCTCAAAGCCCCTCTTTCCTTGGAGAAATGGAATGTTGCTTTTCCGGCCGGAGACAGGCATTTTCTGGTTCGCCTATCCGAACATGTGATCAATACGGAAGTGGTGGGCGGAGTACCTCATTTGATCTTTGAAATCTTCGAGTACCGGTACTTACCCTAATAAAAAAAGCGGCCGCACATGGCGACCGCTCTTATTCTGGCGGCGCGGTCAGACTCCTCCGATTCGCGCGGAAATTCGAACCTATACTCCTAACGTTTCGCTTTCCTTATTAGCACCAGACAGAAACACTAAACATAAAAAGGCAGGTCAAACATAACGTTTTCCTGTACGTACATCAAGTCATTCGACATTAAAAATCACTCTTCCGGTCACGGAAATATCTTTCCGGGATTCAATATTGCATTCGGATCAAAGAGATCCTTTATGCTTTTCTGAAGCGCCAAATTGGCTTCGTCGAAAACAATGTCCATGTATTCCTTTTGTACTAGCCCAATACCGTGCTCGCCGCTGATGGTTCCTCCTAAACTAAAGCAAAGCATGAAGATCTCAGAGATAGCCAAAGGTATTTCCTGCTTCCATTGCTTCTCAGATAAATCACCTTTCAGAATGTTAACATGGAGGTTTCCATCTCCCGCATGACCGTAACATACGCTCTTGAATCCGTAGTGCTTGCCGACGTCCTTAACCCCTTTTAACAGCTTTGGCAACTCTGCTCGAGGCACCACCGTATCTTCTTCCTTATAAATGGAGTGCGCTTTTACGGCCTCTCCTATTTTTCGACGGATCATCCAAAGTCGGTCCTTTTCAGCGGCACTTTCTGCGAAGTGAATTTCTCCGGCCTCGAATTCACTCACCACGCTCACGATCTGCTCCAACTCCCCGAAAAGGACATCCGGGTCGTTGCCGTCAACTTCTATAAGCAAATGGGCTTCGTCGTCGGGGCCCAAAAGGTCCGGGGCATCATCAACCGTATTTAAGGTAAGCTGAATAGCATCGCGCTCCATGAATTCCATCGCGCTCGGAACCAGCCCCGCTCTAAATACGGCGCTCGCGGCTTCACACGCCTTTTCAGCCGACTTAAAATGCACCAAGATCAAACGATTCTCTCGCGGAAACGGACGGAGCTTCACCACTCCTTTGGTTATAACGCCAAGTGTTCCCTCACTTCCGGCGATCAGTTGAGTTAGGTTGTATCCCGTGGCATTCTTGAGCACATTGGCACCGGTCCAAATGACCTCCCCGCTGGGTAATACTACCTCCATATTCAAGAGATACTCGTTGGTAACCCCGTACTTCACAGCTTTGGGTCCACCCGCGTTCTCGGCCCAATTTCCGCCCAAACTACAACTCCCCTTACTGGCGGGGTCGGGCGGATAAAAAAGCCCTTTTTCCTGGACGGCTTCCTGAAACACCTGATTGATCACACCCGGCTCCGCGGTCGCCTGAAGATTTCGCTCATCGATCTCAATGATCCTGTTGAAGCGCTTCATACTGAGGCTTATACCTCGTTCTACGGGTAACGCCCCTCCGCTAAGGCCGGTTCCTGCGCCTCGCGGCGCGATGGGGATGCGGAGTGCATTGCACCACTTCAGTAAAAGGCTTACCTCTTCGGTATTCCCCGGAAAAACGACCACCTCAGGTGTATACTGTAGATCCTCAGTATAATCGCGGCCGTGTTCTTCGCGTGTTTCTTCGTCGGTTTTAACGTAATCGGCTCCCAGTAAATCCCTTAGCTCATTAATGCGTTCGGGCGTGATGGCGCTGTATGGCATAGAATATGTGTTACTCCCCAAAATTACTAAATTAGTCGGCCTTGAACTTCGGCCCGTAGGGCCATAGAATACTACTCAATTAGAAAAAGAAACTATGCGTAAATGGTTTGCAACAGTCGCTGTATTGACGTCGGTATGTGTTGGCGCACAAGAAATCACCATTGAAGACATCTGGAAAAAAGGGACCTTCAGCTGGGATGTGGTTTACGGCTTGAGGTCCATGAACGACGGTGAGCACTACACGGCACTCAAGTACGGATCGGAAGGTGTAATGGTGCTTCAGTACAGTAACGCATCAGGCGAGGTGGTCGATACCTTGGTAACCGACGCCCACATCGACGGAGCCTCGATACAGTCGTACAGCTTCAGCGACGACGAAAAGCAAATGATGATCGCCACCGAAGTAGAGGGCGTGTATCGATACAGCACGCGTGAAGTCAACTATATTTTTGATCGGGCCACCAAAGAATCGGCCCCGTTGAGCAACGGCAAACAAATGTTCGCCACTTTTAGTCCAAACGGAGCCAAGGTGGCGTTCGTACGTAATAACAACTTGTTTGTAAAGGATCTGGAGTCTTCGGAAGAAAAACAGATCACCTTCAACGGCGAATGGAACAAAGTGCTGAACGGCGGAACGGATTGGGTTTACGAAGAAGAGTTTGCCTTTGACAAGGCCTTCTTCTGGTCGCCCGACGGAAAC
Coding sequences within it:
- a CDS encoding Bax inhibitor-1/YccA family protein gives rise to the protein MALIQKSSNPAMNEKIIQGLYAEKATVAHEPMTVAGAVNKSFILLALALASAVITWTQTLGTGQVNPILMWGGAIGGFVVALITIFRPQSSNITAPIYAVLEGLFLGAVSAMYASLYDGIVLQAVALTFGTFLTLLLAYRSGWIRVTDKMRWGIVAATGGIFFIYMLSWIMSLFGSTFSLPHNSGWVGIGFSLLVVVVAALNLILDFDFIDKAAEARAPKYMEWYSAFGLLVTLVWLYLEFLRLLSKLRD
- a CDS encoding DUF456 domain-containing protein is translated as MDWFLAILGGILMLVGILGAVLPVLPGPPISFVGLLLLHWTSWVEFSTTFLVLMGAIAAIVTALDYFVPVWGTKKFGGSKSGQRGSMIGLIVGVFFFPPIGIIVGPFLGAVIAELMINANDFNKALKSGLGSLMGFLLGTGLKLGACLLMTVYFVHELVLN
- a CDS encoding FAD-binding protein, yielding MPYSAITPERINELRDLLGADYVKTDEETREEHGRDYTEDLQYTPEVVVFPGNTEEVSLLLKWCNALRIPIAPRGAGTGLSGGALPVERGISLSMKRFNRIIEIDERNLQATAEPGVINQVFQEAVQEKGLFYPPDPASKGSCSLGGNWAENAGGPKAVKYGVTNEYLLNMEVVLPSGEVIWTGANVLKNATGYNLTQLIAGSEGTLGVITKGVVKLRPFPRENRLILVHFKSAEKACEAASAVFRAGLVPSAMEFMERDAIQLTLNTVDDAPDLLGPDDEAHLLIEVDGNDPDVLFGELEQIVSVVSEFEAGEIHFAESAAEKDRLWMIRRKIGEAVKAHSIYKEEDTVVPRAELPKLLKGVKDVGKHYGFKSVCYGHAGDGNLHVNILKGDLSEKQWKQEIPLAISEIFMLCFSLGGTISGEHGIGLVQKEYMDIVFDEANLALQKSIKDLFDPNAILNPGKIFP